In the Leishmania donovani BPK282A1 complete genome, chromosome 31 genome, one interval contains:
- a CDS encoding phosphoglycan beta 1,3 galactosyltransferase 2 — translation MAELRVHCLPRRAVHHEGRRRHVLEGATVLERPAACARWVGKTAQLDGDHSPQRGYPTDAGHRRRGGMPVSSVVVVRQS, via the coding sequence ATGGCTGAACTACGCGTACACTGCCTTCCCAGACGTGCCGTACATCATgaagggcgacgacgacacgtACTTGAAGGTGCCACAGTACTtgagcgacctgcggcaTGTGCGCGGTGGGTGGGCAAAACCGCGCAACTTGACGGCGACCATTCCCCACAAAGGGGTTATCCCACCGACGCTGGACatcgacgacgcggaggaaTGCCTGTATCgagtgtggtggtggtacgACAATCATAA